Genomic window (Marinifilum sp. JC120):
TTCATCATGGCCATGTCTTACGGCGCGACCTTTGTTTCCACATCCGCTATCATTGGTTTCGGCGGAGCAGCAGGCCTTTTCGGTTTCCCCCTGCTCTGGCTGACCCTTGCCACCATCGTTGTCGGCGTACTCATCGCTATGGTCTTTTTCGGCAAGCGAACCCGTAGAATGGGTCTGGCCCTTGAGAGCCACACCTTCCCGGAACTGCTGGGCCGCCGTTACGATTCCAAATTTATTCAGGGATTTGCTGGCGGGATAATCTTTCTCTTCATCCCTGTTTACGCTGCGGCGGTGCTGATAGGTATTTCGCGTATGATGGAAATATCCTTCGGTATCCCTTACGACACCGCACTGATCTTAATCAGCTTCATTCTTGCGGGTTATGTAATTTCAGGCGGCATGAAAGCGGTTATGTACACTGATGCTTTTCAGGGGCTGATCATGGCAATTATGATGATCATCCTTATCGTCTCCACTTACTCCATGCTCGGAGGAGTGACTGAAGCGCATCAGGCCCTGACCGATATGGTCAACCTTATGCCTGCCAAACTCCAGAAAGGCGGCATGATCGGCTGGACCCAAGGGGCACAATTCGGCACCCCGCTTTGGCTGGTTATCTATACCACCATTGTTTACGGCGTGGGTATCGGCGTTCTGGCCCAGCCGCAGCTGGCTGTACGTTTCATGACTGTCCCCTCTGACCGCGAACTGAACCGTGCGGTACTCTACGGCGGAATATTCATCCCGCTCATGACCGGGGTAGCCTTCCTCACCGGGGCACTTTCAAATGCCGTATTCTATAAAGAAGTAGGTAAAATATCTATCGCTGTCGCAGGCGGTAACATGGACAAAATCATTCCCATGTACATCGAACAGATGATGCCTTCATGGTTCTCAGCCCTGTTCCTGCTGGCAATGCTTGCAGCCGGGATGTCCACCCTTTCCTCTCAGTACCACGTGGGCGGAACCGCGCTGGGTCGTGACTTCTTTGAAAGATTCATCAATGTTCCAGCAGACAAATCAGTCAAGATTACCAAGATCGGTGTTGCCATCACCCTGCTGGCCGCTATCCTCTGGGCATGGGTTCTGCCTCCGTCCATCATTGCCCGCGCAACCGCTTTCTTCTTCGGCCTCTGCGCCGCATCCTTCCTGCCCATCTATCTGCTGGGTCTGTACTGGAAAGGCATGACCAAGAAAGCCGCAAAGATCTCTATGGT
Coding sequences:
- a CDS encoding sodium:solute symporter family protein — its product is MVTKIVITSIYLGVIFYLGFKGWQSTKKSTDYMLAGRQMNPFIMAMSYGATFVSTSAIIGFGGAAGLFGFPLLWLTLATIVVGVLIAMVFFGKRTRRMGLALESHTFPELLGRRYDSKFIQGFAGGIIFLFIPVYAAAVLIGISRMMEISFGIPYDTALILISFILAGYVISGGMKAVMYTDAFQGLIMAIMMIILIVSTYSMLGGVTEAHQALTDMVNLMPAKLQKGGMIGWTQGAQFGTPLWLVIYTTIVYGVGIGVLAQPQLAVRFMTVPSDRELNRAVLYGGIFIPLMTGVAFLTGALSNAVFYKEVGKISIAVAGGNMDKIIPMYIEQMMPSWFSALFLLAMLAAGMSTLSSQYHVGGTALGRDFFERFINVPADKSVKITKIGVAITLLAAILWAWVLPPSIIARATAFFFGLCAASFLPIYLLGLYWKGMTKKAAKISMVGGFSASMFWLLFVHVKEAKAIGLCKALTGMDTLVSSATKGSWVWLLQWVDPNVVALPVSMALAIGVAMITPKMTEKHLKLCWANM